In Aureibaculum algae, the following are encoded in one genomic region:
- a CDS encoding family 16 glycoside hydrolase yields MKIKLSVLFIFFSCSLFAQEQISLENLNDFKSQAGNWQIVGGVTVNRNIDAHHEEVKENISKRKKKKRKKASLKPIEFTEGTGIILNVNDENKNDALVTNWEHGDLKLELEVLLPKGSNSGIYFQGRYEFQLRDSWDVKNPLGSDMGGFHNNWESAPDKIFRGIPPMSNAAKAPGLWQKIKVNFQAPRFNEAGQKISNAKFISVDLNGVRIHSNVEVPTYTGGPIDKNEVAKGPLLIQGNHGPVAIRNFKYQLLKDSSAELTRLSYRVYKGNFKQLEDLENQMAVESGTSEKIDINVVRKEDEYGLIYSGNLQINEADTYDLSFGYTGGLKVVLDGKTLTKNNSSDSQSGLRETVMLTKGNHTIEITNIKSAAWRSPRLGFTIESASTNIKEFHVLDSYPSGVTTVAPIFVDAEAAPRMLRAFVDFKGNGKRLSHTIGVGTPTGVNFIYDLGAANLVGMWRGDFVDATPMWHERGNGSFNPRGAVNWTFLNQPIAQLETVNSPFPGTGVASNFVSKGYKIDKANGLPIFKSEYNGVAIEN; encoded by the coding sequence ATGAAAATAAAATTATCTGTTTTGTTTATATTTTTCAGTTGCAGTTTATTTGCCCAAGAACAAATTTCTCTTGAAAATTTAAATGATTTTAAATCACAAGCTGGAAACTGGCAAATTGTGGGAGGAGTAACCGTAAATAGAAATATTGATGCACACCATGAAGAAGTTAAAGAAAATATTTCTAAAAGAAAAAAGAAAAAAAGAAAAAAAGCATCATTAAAACCTATAGAGTTTACTGAAGGAACTGGCATTATTTTAAATGTCAATGATGAAAATAAAAATGATGCACTTGTGACCAATTGGGAGCATGGTGATTTGAAATTAGAATTGGAAGTATTGCTTCCCAAAGGTTCCAATTCAGGGATTTATTTTCAAGGAAGATATGAATTTCAGCTAAGGGACAGTTGGGATGTCAAAAATCCATTAGGATCTGATATGGGAGGATTCCATAATAATTGGGAATCAGCACCAGATAAAATATTTAGAGGCATTCCGCCAATGAGCAATGCTGCAAAAGCACCCGGGCTGTGGCAAAAGATAAAAGTTAATTTTCAAGCACCTCGTTTTAATGAAGCTGGACAAAAAATTTCAAACGCAAAGTTTATTTCTGTAGATTTGAATGGGGTTCGAATTCATAGCAATGTTGAGGTTCCTACTTATACTGGCGGACCTATTGATAAAAACGAAGTAGCTAAAGGGCCTTTACTGATTCAAGGAAACCATGGGCCTGTAGCCATTCGTAATTTTAAATATCAACTATTAAAAGATTCTTCAGCTGAATTGACAAGATTGTCCTATCGAGTTTATAAAGGAAATTTCAAGCAATTAGAAGACCTTGAGAATCAAATGGCAGTGGAATCTGGTACTTCGGAAAAAATAGATATAAACGTTGTACGAAAAGAGGATGAATACGGACTTATATATTCAGGAAATCTTCAAATTAATGAGGCAGATACTTACGATTTGTCATTTGGATATACCGGAGGTTTAAAAGTGGTATTGGATGGTAAAACATTGACAAAAAACAATTCTTCAGATTCACAAAGTGGTTTACGGGAAACTGTTATGCTAACAAAAGGCAACCACACTATTGAAATAACCAACATAAAATCGGCAGCTTGGAGATCTCCAAGATTAGGGTTCACCATAGAAAGTGCTTCCACCAACATAAAGGAGTTTCATGTTTTGGATTCCTACCCCTCAGGTGTTACAACCGTAGCTCCCATTTTTGTAGATGCAGAGGCAGCACCAAGAATGTTAAGAGCGTTTGTGGATTTTAAAGGAAACGGAAAAAGACTGTCGCATACCATTGGGGTTGGTACGCCAACAGGTGTGAATTTTATTTATGATCTAGGTGCTGCAAACCTAGTCGGCATGTGGCGTGGAGATTTTGTTGATGCAACACCTATGTGGCATGAAAGAGGAAATGGTTCGTTCAATCCACGAGGAGCAGTTAATTGGACGTTTTTGAATCAACCCATAGCGCAATTGGAAACTGTAAATAGTCCTTTTCCAGGAACAGGGGTTGCTTCAAATTTTGTATCAAAAGGGTATAAAATTGATAAAGCAAATGGTTTGCCAATTTTTAAAAGTGAATATAATGGTGTTGCTATTGAAAATTAA
- a CDS encoding GH92 family glycosyl hydrolase — protein MYNCQNNKDIEIKSTEIVDLKDYAKFVDPMIGTAKMGHTYPGATVPFGSVQLSPDTDTIPYAINGRYNPDVYKYCAGYQYEDRTIVGFSHTHFSGTGHSDLGDFLIMPTTGNLKLNPGTAENPDNGYRSRFSHDSEQASPGYYSVHLDDYDIKAEMTATTRVGMHQYTFSKDEKAHVILDLMSGIYNYDDKNVWTFIRVENDTLVTGYRQTNGWARTRRVYFAMSFNKPIANYGRARYDKQPYNGFWGRFDQAHNFPEIAGEKIKMYFDFDIKNQEKLQIKFALSPVSSSGAVANMKKEVPNWNFEQVHENARMAWNKELNKIQLKSKDTEEKTNFYTAMYHAFLGPTEYMDVDSKYMGLDLNTHKAENFTNYTSFSLWDTYRALHPLFNILQPKRNSDMVSSMIVHQEQSVHSMLPIWSHYANENWCMIGYHSVSVIADAIVKGNTNFDAEAAFDACVQTARTRYFDGIGYYIDMGYVPEDKNGASVSKTLEYAYDDWAIAQAAKKLGKEFIYKEFIERSKNYKNVFDAKSGFMRPKLSDGTFKENFDPKDTHGQGFIEGNSWNYSLYVPHDPKDMIKMMGGNKRFTTHLDSLFTMELPDKYFEHTEDISREGIIGNYVHGNEPSHHVAYLYNWTDAPWKSQDKIRMILDQKYKTGADGLSGNDDFGQMSAWYIFSSLGFYPVAPGSVDYALGSPSITDATLNLDNGNTFEISTKNQSKKNVYVEKVELNGEILERPFITHEAIMSGGNLTFYMSDKPNLRQYQTE, from the coding sequence ATGTATAATTGTCAAAACAATAAAGACATTGAAATTAAATCAACTGAGATTGTGGATTTAAAAGATTATGCAAAATTTGTGGATCCAATGATTGGAACAGCGAAAATGGGACATACCTATCCAGGCGCAACTGTTCCTTTTGGCAGTGTTCAATTGAGTCCCGATACAGATACGATTCCATATGCCATAAATGGTCGATACAATCCAGACGTATATAAGTATTGTGCCGGTTATCAATATGAGGATCGTACCATTGTTGGTTTCAGTCATACACATTTTAGTGGAACAGGACATTCTGATCTTGGTGATTTTTTAATTATGCCTACCACAGGTAATTTAAAATTAAACCCAGGAACAGCGGAAAACCCAGATAATGGATATCGCTCACGTTTTTCGCACGATAGTGAGCAAGCTTCACCGGGCTATTATAGTGTGCATTTAGATGACTACGACATAAAAGCAGAAATGACAGCTACGACACGCGTTGGGATGCATCAATATACATTTAGTAAAGATGAAAAAGCACATGTAATTTTAGACTTAATGTCGGGCATCTATAATTATGATGATAAAAATGTTTGGACTTTTATCAGGGTTGAAAATGACACGTTGGTTACTGGATATCGTCAAACCAATGGATGGGCAAGAACGAGACGTGTTTATTTTGCAATGTCCTTTAACAAACCTATTGCAAATTATGGTAGAGCTCGTTATGACAAACAACCTTACAATGGTTTTTGGGGTAGATTTGATCAAGCTCATAATTTTCCAGAAATTGCAGGTGAAAAAATCAAAATGTATTTTGATTTCGATATTAAGAATCAAGAAAAATTACAAATAAAATTTGCATTATCCCCTGTTAGTTCTTCTGGTGCGGTGGCAAACATGAAAAAAGAGGTTCCAAATTGGAATTTTGAACAGGTTCATGAAAATGCTAGAATGGCATGGAATAAAGAATTGAATAAAATTCAACTTAAATCGAAAGATACGGAAGAAAAAACGAATTTCTATACCGCGATGTATCACGCGTTTTTAGGCCCGACGGAATATATGGATGTAGACTCCAAATATATGGGTTTAGATCTGAATACACATAAAGCTGAAAACTTCACTAATTACACTAGTTTTTCGTTATGGGATACCTATCGAGCCCTACATCCATTATTCAATATTTTACAACCAAAAAGAAATTCAGACATGGTATCTTCTATGATAGTACATCAAGAGCAAAGTGTACATTCAATGCTACCAATCTGGTCACATTACGCTAATGAAAACTGGTGTATGATAGGTTATCATAGTGTTTCTGTAATTGCTGACGCCATTGTAAAAGGAAATACTAATTTTGATGCCGAAGCCGCGTTTGACGCTTGTGTACAAACGGCTAGAACTAGATATTTTGACGGTATTGGATATTATATAGATATGGGCTATGTTCCTGAAGACAAAAATGGAGCATCTGTCTCAAAAACATTAGAATATGCATACGATGATTGGGCTATTGCGCAAGCCGCTAAAAAATTAGGAAAAGAATTCATATATAAGGAATTTATTGAACGATCAAAAAATTATAAAAATGTCTTTGACGCAAAATCAGGTTTTATGCGTCCAAAATTAAGTGATGGAACTTTTAAAGAAAATTTTGACCCTAAAGATACACATGGACAAGGTTTTATTGAAGGAAATTCTTGGAACTATAGTTTATATGTTCCCCATGACCCAAAAGATATGATAAAAATGATGGGAGGAAATAAACGTTTCACGACTCATTTAGATTCTTTATTCACAATGGAATTACCTGATAAATATTTTGAGCATACTGAAGATATTTCTCGTGAAGGTATTATTGGAAATTATGTACATGGTAATGAGCCCTCGCATCACGTTGCTTATTTATATAATTGGACAGATGCTCCATGGAAATCTCAAGATAAAATACGAATGATATTAGATCAAAAATACAAAACTGGTGCAGATGGTTTGAGCGGTAATGATGATTTTGGTCAAATGAGTGCTTGGTATATATTTAGTTCCCTAGGGTTTTATCCTGTCGCTCCTGGATCGGTTGACTATGCCTTAGGAAGTCCATCAATTACAGATGCAACACTAAATTTAGATAACGGAAACACTTTTGAAATTTCGACAAAAAATCAATCTAAAAAAAATGTGTATGTTGAAAAAGTAGAATTGAATGGTGAAATTTTAGAGAGACCATTTATTACACATGAAGCAATAATGTCTGGTGGAAACTTAACTTTTTATATGAGTGATAAACCTAATTTACGACAATATCAGACTGAATAA